A DNA window from Daucus carota subsp. sativus chromosome 3, DH1 v3.0, whole genome shotgun sequence contains the following coding sequences:
- the LOC108212667 gene encoding secreted RxLR effector protein 161-like, producing MEESKEKAISIEQGLKLTSSGGVPLNDATPFRQLVGSLIYLTITRPELCYSVSVVSQFMQHPTYQHWDAAKRILRYIKGTLDYGLMYRNCEKIQLVGYTDADWAGSVEDRHLTTGYCFSMGSSMVSWCSKKQPVVALSSTEAEYVAASMAAQECVRLK from the coding sequence ATGGAGGAGTCCAAAGAAAAGGCTATTTCAATTGAGCAGGGCCTGAAATTAACAAGTAGTGGAGGTGTTCCACTAAATGATGCAACACCATTTCGACAGCTTGTGGgtagtttaatttatttaactatCACAAGGCCTGAACTTTGTTACTCGGTTAGTGTGGTATCACAATTTATGCAACATCCTACTTATCAACATTGGGATGCGGCGAAAAGGATTCTACGATATATTAAAGGCACTCTGGATTATGGTCTGATGTATAGAAATTGTGAAAAGATTCAACTAGTTGGGTACACAGATGCGGATTGGGCAGGTAGTGTAGAAGATAGGCATTTAACTACTGGATATTGTTTTAGTATGGGTTCATCAATGGTGTCCTGGTGCAGCAAGAAACAACCGGTTGTTGCTTTGTCGAGCACAGAAGCAGAGTATGTGGCAGCAAGCATGGCGGCACAGGAGTGTGTTAGGCTAAAATGA